A stretch of Acropora palmata chromosome 9, jaAcrPala1.3, whole genome shotgun sequence DNA encodes these proteins:
- the LOC141892981 gene encoding fibroblast growth factor receptor 1-like translates to MQSFPVILIFGACLFKGADAKGIFVLTPADPFEAQEGSNVTLHWDYTGSNLLSLAWGVADGDNNLSTIIAQKHGINDVQYSSSYRDRVLIEGRASLVIYNVKVSDTKRYGCQLFFQGQSSPIFSSVRLLVNELTTTTQGLTVGESRGESNNVVHPLYLALVAVLFLLIVLVIAYYCMTKRARAFVIEKRNSQLYGPDDVAVEMDVISRDDMDVPLNRTEPPDRTFQDYCVISPVPLYPNERDWEIPRENLVSLKVIGKGAFGQVARGTLLGGPNKDSRLVAIKMLRDNATDEKRQDFLVELNTMKKLDSHPNVVQLLGCVTKSEPIMGITEYAPFGDLLGYLRKSRGLRDSYYNDPDIKPRSSLSSKQLLGFSRDIASGMEFLSLKKIIHRDLAARNVLVGESEVCKITDFGLARDVFKDNLYRRNAAGRLPVKWTAFESLLHGICTTMSDVWSYGIVMYEIFTIGGAPYPKVDTKAIASLLEEGYRMPKPPHLADKLYDVMKACWHKTPEMRPSFTDLRNTMRGMCEEEKMYINLNGYDTKLYQSIDEVET, encoded by the exons CACAGGCAGCAACCTTCTATCCTTGGCCTGGGGTGTTGCCGATGGAGACAACAACCTTAGCACAATCATTGCCCAAAAACATGGGATTAATGACGTGCAGTATTCGTCCAGTTACAGGGACAGAGTTTTAATAGAAGGTCGAGCCTCTTTAGTCATATATAACGTGAAAGTGAGTGACACCAAACGATATGGCTGTCAGTTGTTTTTCCAAGGACAATCATCGCCAATATTTAGCTCAGTGAGATTACTTGTAAATG AGCTAACAACGACAACCCAAGGTCTCACGGTTGGAGAGTCTCGTGGGGAAAGCAACAACGTCGTTCATCCGCTTTATTTGGCCCTAGTTGCTGTCCTATTTCTCCTCATCGTTCTCGTCATTGCTTATTATTgcatgacaaagagagcaagaG CTTTTGTCATCGAGAAAAG GAACTCGCAACTATATGGCCCCGACGACGTAGCAGTTGAAATG GATGTAATATCTCGAGATGACATGGATGTTCCTTTGAATCGGACTGAACCGCCCGATAGAACCTTTCAAGACTATTGTGTTATATCCCCAGTCCCTTTATATCCAAATGAGAGGGACTGGGAAATCCCCAGAGAGAACCTCGTTTCTCTGAAGGTGATTGGCAAAGGCGCATTTGGTCAGGTTGCAAGGGGAACGTTACTGGGTGGACCTAATAAAGACAGTAGGCTGGTTGCCATCAAAATGCTTAGAG ATAATGCTACGGATGAAAAGAGACAGGACTTTCTGGTTGAGTTAAACACCATGAAAAAACTCGACTCACATCCGAATGTGGTTCAATTGTTGGGATGTGTAACGAAGTCAG AACCCATCATGGGGATCACAGAGTATGCTCCTTTTGGAGATCTTCTTGGATACTTGAGGAAGAGCCGAGGACTTCGAGACAGTTACTACAACGACCCGGATATTAAACCACGCAGCTCCCTGAGCTCCAAGCAGCTATTAGGTTTCTCGCGGGACATTGCTAGTGGAAtggaatttctttctttaaaaaag ATTATCCATCGCGACCTCGCCGCACGTAACGTCTTAGTTGGAGAAAGTGAAGTCTGCAAGATCACTGATTTCGGTTTGGCAAGAGATGTGTTCAAAGATAATCTCTACAGGAGAAATGCCGCT gGTCGCTTGCCTGTAAAGTGGACAGCGTTTGAGTCTTTGCTCCATGGCATCTGCACAACAATGAGTGATGT ATGGAGTTATGGAATCGTGATGTATGAAATCTTTACAATAG GCGGTGCTCCATATCCAAAGGTTGACACCAAAGCCATTGCCTCGTTACTAGAAGAGGGTTACAGAATGCCCAAACCACCACACTTGGCCGACAAATT ATACGACGTAATGAAGGCATGTTGGCACAAGACGCCTGAGATGAGACCGTCATTTACAGATCTGCGTAATACAATGCGCGGAATGTGCGAAGAGGAAAAG atgTACATCAACCTTAATGGCTACGACACGAAGCTTTATCAGAGCATTGATGAGGTAGAGACTTGA